CCGCTGGTGATGAAGAAGGGACGGCCGGGCTTTCTCTTGCGGGTGCTCGCCGAGCCGGCCCAGGCCTGGGACCTGGGCCGCATCCTTTTGGCCGAGACCACCGCCATTGGCCTGAGGCACCGGCGGGAAGGCCGCTGGACCCTGCCCCGCCAGCGGGGCACTGTGCCCACCCCCTGGGGACCGGTGGCGGCCAAAAGGATCGAAACCCCGGCCGGGGTGGTGCTCACCCCGGAGTACGAGGCCTGCCGGCAGCTGGCGGACGCCCGGCAGGTGCCGCTCCGGGAGGTCTATGCCGCGGTGGGCCGCTGCCGGCCCGAGGATTTCTCTCGCGCATGACCTGGCTCATCATGGCCATCGCCACCGGCGGCTATGCCGGCTACCTGCCCGGGATGCCGGGCACCTGGGGCTCCCTGGTCGGACTGGGCCTGTTTATTCTGGCGGCAAGCCTTCTGCCCGCCGGCGTCCTTCCCTGGCTCCTGGCCGGGGTGATCGCTGTGGCGGTGGCTGCGGCGGGCTCGGCGGAAAAGATCCTGGACCGCCGGGATCCTTCTGTGGTGGTGATCGACGAGATCGCCGGCATGCTGGTGACCCTGGCCGGCCAGCCCAACGAGCCGTTGTTCTGGCTGGCCGGCTTTGTCCTGTTTCGCCTGTTCGACATCACCAAGCCCTTCCCGATCCGCTGGGTGGACCGGGTGGTGCAAGGCGGCCTCGGCATCGTGGGGGACGATCTGGTGGCCGGTCTTTTTGCCAACCTGAGCCTGGGGCTCCTGGCGCTGGTGGTGGGACACCTCTTCGGGTGAGGCCCAACCCGCCACCAGCGACACCGGGAAGCTGGCCGCCCCCCCGGCGGGCAGCGCCTGGCCTGCGCCATACGACTGACCCGACGCGAGGGAGAACCGGATGGGCCTTGTCCAGGAGCTGATCACCCGGGTGCAGACCTGGCTCAGCATCCGGGAGCCTGGCGCAGCCGGCCAGTCCCTGGAGACGCTCCAGGCCGCCTTCCGCCGCCAGTACGCCAACTTCCGCGCCCTGCTCACCGCCAACAACAACGCCCTGGAGCTCATGGCCGAGATGGAGGAGACCATGGCCGGGGGCCGGCCCTTCGGTATGACCTTTGTCCGGGGGCACAGCACGGCGGTCAGCGTCAATGTCTTCAAGATGGTCCAGCACCTGCTGGAGCTGGGCGGCGGTGAGCGGTATCAGGCCCTGGTGCCGGTTTGCCGCGCCA
This genomic window from Thermodesulfobacteriota bacterium contains:
- a CDS encoding phosphatidylglycerophosphatase A; amino-acid sequence: MTWLIMAIATGGYAGYLPGMPGTWGSLVGLGLFILAASLLPAGVLPWLLAGVIAVAVAAAGSAEKILDRRDPSVVVIDEIAGMLVTLAGQPNEPLFWLAGFVLFRLFDITKPFPIRWVDRVVQGGLGIVGDDLVAGLFANLSLGLLALVVGHLFG